The Micropterus dolomieu isolate WLL.071019.BEF.003 ecotype Adirondacks linkage group LG11, ASM2129224v1, whole genome shotgun sequence genomic interval GAATTCTTCCtgctttagaaaaaaaaaatgaccatATGTTTGTCGGCATGTTCTTCCTTCTCTGACTCCCTCATTCAGCGGCTGATCTTGTACACCACATCGCCAACCTGCAGGATTCCCGGCTTCTTCACAGTGTGCAGCTGTCCAAACAACGGAGACGCTTTGTAGATGTGCTTCTCAGATGGTTTGCACAGACGATAGCTGTGAAAATTTTTCCAGTTCTTAAAATGAAACTTTTCATCTATGACATGATAGAAATCACATTTATATTAACCACAAAACCCCCCCGAATGTAAACTGTCATTAGTTATAGATAAGTTAGAAAAACACACCAACATTTATCAGATACatcaaaataacacataacTCAATGAAGCTACAAAtgaatctgtaaaaaaaaataaaaataaaatcacaccaACTCTTATTAACACCAGGGTTGCCAGATTTTACTgacattaaaaagcatttaatatGCCTAATTGTCATAAAAGTAGCCTAATTTTTATCTTTGAATTGGAGAGGGTTTTTTGTCTATCCAACATTTGCATGCAAGAAATAATTAGTCTTTTTTTTGACAGAAGTTGGATGCTGCTGATGGTgatattttcttaaaataacacacaagCTGTTTTGACTCATGTTGCATTTTGGTTAGATATGTCCTCTGGCTGAATACGAGTGCAAGAAGAATAATAAGCTATATACATTTAGGTAAATCCAAAATCACGGTTCTTATAAAATGATCTCCATCAAGTCTCTTAGATACTGTTAcattaaaggggaactccaccgATCTTACACATTAAAGTCTGTTTTTAGGTCTTGGGGAATACTACAGCAATGAGAACAAAAGCTGCATAAAGCCCTTTGTGGTTCCAGATGCAGCTCTAATTGAGTCATTGTTGGTTCGGGTCTAAGACAacaagtttaaataaaaataaaaacctgtaggTGTGGAAgtatctctgcttgaggctacatTATCCGCTACTAACATAACACACCTACACGCATTGACAAATCTGAATCTCTGACAGAACTGTCAGTAGTTGAGtggcattgtgggtaatgtaggcgccaGTTTCTGACAAGAAAGAAGactaaagggagaaaaaaaatctgctgcTTCAGTACTTTTTTCCCCAGCCGTCCATCAAGAGACAGACAATGTTAGTAAGGGTAAATTGGTGGAGTACAGAAGCTACATGTCTTCACTTATATGAAGATATTCAAGCCTTGTAAGAAGCTTTTACTACTGAGCTATGACTTTCAAGCTGAatgtaatttaaagaaaaaaaactttcagcCTAGTTCAGTTGAACTGAAATGACTTTGTTGGTCATCACTCTGTTGTGTTATAAGTGGCTGAGCTTTCTGAATTTAGTCCCCTGTCAATCTCTTCTACTTCTTGTTTCAAACTTTACCTTTTCAGTGTTTCCAGAGGCTCTTTTCGGGTGATAATACCCGTTTCAGGGTCAACTGTGGTAAAAATACATCTGGAAACAACAAAAGTTACAGGTGAGTTTGCATCCACCCTGTTTAGGAAGACAAACTGATGCATTTGAAcatcaaacagacacagaaatgcACAATCAGTGGCAAATTTAATGTGTATCCAGGGAATGAACCCCCCAACCCCAGCACTGCAGCTTCGGATTTACTGTTGTTTATAAATGAAGTGATTCTGTCTCTGATTAAAATCTGTGTGAAGAATCAAGTGTGTTACCGTCCACATGACATTACACGCTGCAGTCTCACGCTGCCAATCTGGATCTCTTCCCATGTATCCTGAAAAGCCAAAGCAGTTGGTTTTTTCAGTTGGGGATAAAATTAGTCCACGCTGCTCACGCTGAAAAGGGCGAGGTATTAGTCAGAAGAAAAGTACCAAATGATCATTTTTCCAAACAGGAGGGAAAATGAAAACCTCACGGGCTGTAGCGTAGAGACACATACTAGGATCTCTTATTTCTAAGGCCTTTTGTTGATCAAATCTAATCTTTACATGGCTGCCTGATATATActtctttgtttatgtttttaatcttgTAGCCAAACAGAGGAATCAGCAGGGAaaagaaaaccagaaaaaaaaaaaaaaaaagctgaacaCACCTCATCGAATGCTTCACAGTCACTTATGACAATGTTTGGGCGGAAGCGCTCCGCCGTGACATCATTCTCTAACTTGCTGCTGAGATCCTTGACAGAGGACTCGGACAGCAGCATCACAGGTCCATAATCTGGGTAGGCCACCTGCTGGATAAATGGTTAACCACCACTAATACAATCACTAATCCTGTCTTTCTCTATATAACAAGTTGTTTCTTGCACTAATTTGACACTGAATAGCTAAAACTAAACCAAAAAAGACAAACctggttttgattttaaaaataaaattatttgtctTAAGTGGAGGTAAACAGATGAAGCCATAAAATCTGGGCAATTTACCTCATATTTTGGGAAAAGAGGCTCGCTCTCTGCCGGCCTCCTAGCCTTCATCTGGGGTTCAAAGTGCACCAAGCGAAAGGTTTTCTCAGCCCCCAAATAACGAGTGAGCCAGCGCGATGCTTCGTCGCCACAATCCCGTCCCTGAATGTCAGCTCCAAACACTCTGCAGCACAGAAACAACAAGAAATCTATAAACAGAATTGAAACAAAACTTGAAAATGCAGACAAAAATCAAATTAACGAAATGCCAAAATTAGCAGATCTTAGCGAATAAGAGCAAATTGTGCTGCCAAAATTAAAATCTGATGTAAAACCTGCAGTCGATGACGGGTTTGTCAGACTGTCTGATGGGGAATCGCAGCTCCTCCATGTCTGGGCCGTTCAGACAAACATGACCTCCCTCGCATGTCAGAGACACCAACACCAAACGAGGCTCCTGTCTGCCTGTCACCATGTGACCGTCTTCTGTGACCACCATCCAGTGcctgcaatcaaaacaaacagaaccGTGTTTTTTTCCATCATCTGCGCCATTTGCCATCCTGGTTTAATTCCAATGTCCAGGCACCAAACCTGCACACTGAGCTCTCACAGAtttgaaacaaagacaaagacaggatTAATGACACATGTTGAAAtgggtactactactactcattGATAAATCCCAGATATAACAACTTATTTTTATTCACTGGTTAGAAATGTATCTACAGTTGGAATCATAGACAAcacatttctgtaaaaaaaaaacaactgcactAGCAATTTTTATGAAGTCCAGCCATTTCCCCCTCCTGTATATCTGTGTTATCAGTGTTTGGACAATTGAATTATTAAAATGGAAATTTCCTCTAAAAAAGCATGCAAGATCATAAACCCGCTTCAAGTCTTCATAGCTTCAAGCTTAATATTGAGCCACAGTGAAGAAACCCAGATTAAGCCAGTGAGTTTAATCTAAGCAAAAGGAAATTGCTTTTATTTGTGCAATTTTGTGTCCCTGAGTGAAATAAACTAGATGAACACCTAGAGGGAAGCAAAATGGCTCTTAACCCACTAGACAATGTGCATTCAAAGCAAACAAAGTTGTAAATGTGTCTGCTTATTTTTCAACTATGTATGATACAGA includes:
- the marc1 gene encoding mitochondrial amidoxime-reducing component 1 isoform X2, coding for MDLWQLAADALAHNKKAALLIGGAGVAVLGLGLGYKYLRKPEKVVRVGVVSQLFIHPLKSGKALSLALAECQKFGFKFGDLQDRHWMVVTEDGHMVTGRQEPRLVLVSLTCEGGHVCLNGPDMEELRFPIRQSDKPVIDCRVFGADIQGRDCGDEASRWLTRYLGAEKTFRLVHFEPQMKARRPAESEPLFPKYEVAYPDYGPVMLLSESSVKDLSSKLENDVTAERFRPNIVISDCEAFDEDTWEEIQIGSVRLQRVMSCGRCIFTTVDPETGIITRKEPLETLKSYRLCKPSEKHIYKASPLFGQLHTVKKPGILQVGDVVYKISR
- the marc1 gene encoding mitochondrial amidoxime-reducing component 1 isoform X1 — encoded protein: MDLWQLAADALAHNKKAALLIGGAGVAVLGLGLGYKYLRKPEKVVRVGVVSQLFIHPLKSGKALSLALAECQKFGFKFGDLQDRHWMVVTEDGHMVTGRQEPRLVLVSLTCEGGHVCLNGPDMEELRFPIRQSDKPVIDCRVFGADIQGRDCGDEASRWLTRYLGAEKTFRLVHFEPQMKARRPAESEPLFPKYEQVAYPDYGPVMLLSESSVKDLSSKLENDVTAERFRPNIVISDCEAFDEDTWEEIQIGSVRLQRVMSCGRCIFTTVDPETGIITRKEPLETLKSYRLCKPSEKHIYKASPLFGQLHTVKKPGILQVGDVVYKISR